In a genomic window of uncultured Sphaerochaeta sp.:
- a CDS encoding ABC transporter permease, with protein MTLHMTKTQKVLRFMGNNTVPILFLIICAFGIPLSGYSANYLVSEVVVRIARNSFLIVSLLIPILAGMGLNFGMTLGAMAGQIGLIFISDWGIAGIPGILLAMIISTPISILLGWWCGKILNLAKGREMVTSYIIGFFMNGIYQLIVLYGMGAIIPIRSNALVLPRGYGIRNTVNLIGIRKSLDNLLTVRLFGVPVPLVTFAVIALLCIFVLWFKKTKLGQDMRAVGQDMEVARAAGIRVEHTRIVSIVISTVFAGYGMILYLQNIGTLNTYNSHMQIGMFSVAALLVGGATVAKANIRNVFLGVILFHLMFIVSPMAGKNLIGQAQLGEYFRVFVSYGVITISLVLYEVRKKRDQGLAGLVLAAEQEETV; from the coding sequence ATGACGCTTCATATGACCAAAACCCAGAAAGTACTCCGCTTCATGGGCAATAACACTGTTCCCATTTTGTTTCTCATCATTTGTGCTTTCGGGATTCCCCTCAGCGGATATTCGGCCAATTACCTGGTAAGTGAGGTTGTCGTCCGAATTGCCCGTAACTCCTTTTTGATCGTGAGTCTTCTGATTCCCATCCTTGCCGGTATGGGCTTGAATTTTGGCATGACCCTGGGTGCCATGGCAGGCCAGATCGGTCTGATCTTCATCAGTGATTGGGGTATTGCTGGTATTCCGGGAATACTGCTTGCAATGATCATATCCACTCCGATTTCCATCCTTTTGGGCTGGTGGTGTGGAAAGATACTGAACTTGGCAAAAGGGCGGGAGATGGTAACCAGTTACATCATCGGCTTCTTCATGAATGGTATCTATCAGCTGATCGTCCTGTACGGCATGGGTGCCATCATCCCGATTCGTTCCAACGCGTTGGTCTTGCCCAGAGGCTATGGTATTCGCAATACAGTCAACCTGATTGGAATCCGCAAGTCCTTGGACAACCTCTTGACGGTTCGCCTCTTTGGTGTCCCTGTTCCCTTGGTGACATTCGCAGTCATCGCTCTGCTCTGTATCTTTGTGCTTTGGTTCAAGAAGACCAAGCTGGGCCAGGATATGCGGGCAGTAGGACAGGATATGGAAGTGGCACGTGCTGCAGGCATCCGGGTCGAGCACACAAGGATTGTATCCATCGTCATCTCAACCGTGTTTGCCGGTTATGGCATGATCCTGTACCTGCAGAATATCGGTACGCTGAACACCTACAACAGCCATATGCAGATTGGTATGTTCAGTGTTGCAGCCCTGCTGGTAGGCGGCGCAACCGTTGCAAAGGCGAATATCCGAAACGTCTTTTTGGGAGTCATCCTTTTCCATCTGATGTTCATTGTCTCCCCGATGGCAGGCAAGAACCTCATTGGTCAGGCTCAGCTTGGAGAGTATTTCAGAGTGTTCGTCTCCTACGGTGTCATCACGATTTCGCTTGTCCTGTATGAGGTACGCAAGAAGCGTGACCAAGGTCTTGCCGGCTTGGTGTTGGCAGCAGAACAGGAGGAAACCGTATGA
- a CDS encoding DUF6672 family protein, with amino-acid sequence MKLNLTRAFWIRVAAIAIILVFSVFLFFIGKQHTVLVDNKAVTVNGVELKALQLVEVEVNTLGSMELAARDRDKFDVTGQKHKVTVIYTDANWEEHTIVRTFRIPLMQEMVMILLPALVADPEGDQSLWLENYELPTYAMTAPAEEPIVTDDLAILSDI; translated from the coding sequence ATGAAACTGAATCTTACCAGAGCCTTCTGGATCCGAGTTGCCGCCATTGCAATCATCTTGGTCTTCTCGGTGTTTCTTTTCTTCATTGGCAAGCAGCACACCGTCTTGGTCGACAACAAAGCGGTAACGGTGAACGGTGTTGAGCTGAAAGCCCTCCAGCTTGTGGAGGTGGAGGTCAATACGCTTGGCTCAATGGAACTGGCGGCTCGTGACAGGGACAAGTTTGATGTCACCGGTCAAAAGCATAAGGTGACGGTGATCTACACCGATGCGAACTGGGAGGAACATACCATTGTCCGTACCTTCAGGATTCCCTTGATGCAGGAAATGGTAATGATTCTGCTCCCTGCCTTGGTAGCCGATCCAGAAGGGGACCAGAGCCTTTGGCTTGAGAATTATGAGTTGCCCACCTATGCCATGACGGCTCCTGCAGAAGAGCCGATAGTCACGGATGATCTGGCTATTCTGTCTGACATCTAG
- the dnaK gene encoding molecular chaperone DnaK codes for MGRIIGIDLGTTNSCVAVMEGNDPVVIANSEGQRTTPSIVGYTSKGDRLVGQPAKNQMVTNAENTVYSIKRFMGRKYHEVPSELGKIPYKVVAGSGDEIKVEIRGESYSPQEISAAILQKMKKTAEDYLGESVTEAVITVPAYFNDAQRQATKDAGKIAGLDVKRIVNEPTAAALAYGLGKDANREEKIAVYDLGGGTFDISILELGDGVFEVKSTNGDTHLGGDDFDQRIIEWMISEFKKSNAIDLSSDKMALQRLREAAEKAKIELSNSTSSDINLPFITADATGPKHLQMTLSRAKFEQLVADLIERSKLPVKNALRDAGLSASDVDEVILVGGSTRIPAVQAMVRELFGKEPHKGVNPDEVVAMGASIQGGILGGKVKDVLLLDVTPLSLGIETLGGVCTRLIERNTTIPTRKSQIFSTAADGQTAVSIHVLQGEREMASQNRTLGKFDLIGIPAAPRGVPQIEVTFDIDANGIVHVSAKDLGTGKEQKIRIESSGGLSDADIDKMVREAEAHAEEDKRERARIDARNEADSLIYSTEKSLKEFGDKIGGDDKAKIEQAIADLKSVMENQSASAEEIKAKSETLQQASYKLAEEVYKQSAAQGGDASASQGEESAASEEAPKKSPKDAEDADFEVVD; via the coding sequence GCTGAGAACACCGTGTATTCCATCAAGCGCTTCATGGGAAGAAAGTATCATGAAGTACCCTCTGAACTGGGCAAGATTCCTTATAAGGTAGTAGCCGGAAGCGGCGATGAGATAAAGGTTGAGATTCGTGGAGAGTCCTACTCCCCGCAGGAAATCTCTGCTGCAATTTTGCAGAAGATGAAGAAGACTGCCGAGGACTATCTTGGTGAAAGCGTCACCGAAGCTGTCATCACTGTCCCCGCTTACTTCAACGACGCACAGAGACAGGCTACCAAGGATGCAGGCAAGATTGCCGGCCTTGATGTCAAGCGAATCGTAAATGAACCCACTGCCGCAGCTTTGGCGTATGGCTTGGGCAAGGATGCAAACCGCGAAGAGAAGATTGCTGTCTACGATCTTGGTGGCGGTACCTTTGATATCTCCATCCTTGAGCTGGGTGACGGCGTGTTCGAGGTGAAGTCCACCAATGGTGATACCCATCTTGGTGGTGATGACTTCGACCAGAGAATCATTGAATGGATGATTTCCGAATTCAAGAAGTCCAACGCAATTGACCTGTCCAGCGACAAGATGGCCTTGCAGAGACTGCGTGAAGCAGCTGAGAAAGCAAAGATCGAGCTCTCCAACTCGACCAGCAGCGACATCAACCTACCGTTCATCACCGCTGATGCCACCGGTCCGAAGCACCTGCAGATGACCCTTTCCCGTGCCAAGTTCGAGCAGCTGGTTGCTGACTTGATTGAGCGTTCCAAGCTTCCTGTCAAGAACGCACTGCGCGATGCCGGCCTGAGCGCTTCTGATGTTGATGAGGTCATCCTTGTTGGTGGTTCTACCAGAATTCCTGCTGTCCAGGCGATGGTTCGCGAACTCTTTGGCAAGGAACCGCACAAAGGGGTGAACCCCGATGAAGTGGTTGCCATGGGTGCTTCCATCCAGGGCGGTATCCTCGGTGGTAAGGTCAAGGATGTTTTGCTTCTGGACGTGACCCCGCTTTCACTCGGTATCGAGACTCTTGGTGGCGTCTGCACCCGTCTGATCGAACGCAACACCACGATTCCTACCCGAAAGAGCCAGATCTTCTCGACGGCTGCCGACGGGCAGACTGCAGTGAGCATCCATGTTCTGCAGGGTGAACGTGAAATGGCATCCCAGAACAGGACTCTGGGCAAGTTTGATCTGATCGGCATTCCTGCAGCTCCTCGTGGAGTTCCCCAGATCGAGGTAACATTCGACATTGATGCCAATGGTATCGTACATGTCTCTGCAAAGGATCTGGGAACCGGTAAGGAACAGAAGATTCGCATTGAATCCTCCGGTGGCCTTTCGGATGCAGATATTGATAAGATGGTGCGCGAGGCTGAGGCCCATGCTGAGGAAGATAAGCGCGAACGTGCCCGTATTGATGCACGCAACGAAGCTGACAGCCTGATTTATTCCACCGAAAAGTCCCTCAAGGAATTTGGGGATAAGATCGGGGGCGATGACAAGGCCAAGATCGAACAGGCTATTGCCGATCTCAAGAGCGTGATGGAGAACCAGAGCGCTTCTGCAGAAGAGATCAAGGCAAAGAGCGAGACGCTGCAGCAGGCCTCTTACAAGCTTGCTGAGGAGGTCTATAAGCAGAGTGCAGCCCAGGGTGGCGATGCATCGGCATCCCAGGGTGAGGAATCCGCTGCTTCCGAGGAAGCTCCGAAGAAGAGCCCCAAGGATGCGGAGGATGCAGACTTCGAGGTCGTAGACTAA
- a CDS encoding DUF3798 domain-containing protein, with translation MKKTFALILCVLLATGFLFAQGAQEAPAAKPAATDFHIGVVTGTVSQSEDDLRGAERLISEYGSASSGGIIQHVTYPDNFMDEAETTISVISGLADDPKMKAIIVNQAIPGTTEAFRRVKEKRPDIITIAGEAHEDPGVIQTAADLAVNNDFVARGYLIIRTAHELGCDTFVHISFPRHLSYETMSRRVAIMRATCEEFGMKFVLETAPDPTSDVGVAGAQQYILEKVPAWIETYGKNAAFFCTNDAHTEPLLKQLLAYGGYFIEADLPSPLMGYPGALGIDLSAEAGDFTAILKKVEASVVAKGGAGRFGTWAYSYGYTSTAGLGQHAINVVKGESELLKLSDIMKAYGKYTAGAKWNGAFYTDVNTGVRARNHILIYQDTYMMGKGYMGNADLVVPEKYFSIK, from the coding sequence ATGAAAAAGACCTTTGCTCTGATTCTTTGTGTTCTCTTGGCAACAGGTTTCCTGTTTGCACAAGGCGCACAGGAAGCTCCTGCAGCAAAACCTGCTGCCACAGACTTCCACATTGGCGTGGTCACCGGTACCGTATCTCAGTCCGAAGATGACCTTCGTGGTGCAGAAAGGCTGATCAGCGAATATGGTTCTGCCTCCAGCGGTGGTATCATCCAGCATGTCACCTATCCTGACAACTTCATGGATGAGGCTGAAACAACCATCAGCGTCATCAGTGGGCTTGCCGACGATCCGAAAATGAAGGCTATCATTGTCAACCAGGCTATTCCTGGTACTACCGAAGCTTTCCGCCGCGTCAAGGAAAAGAGACCCGACATCATCACCATTGCTGGTGAAGCACATGAGGACCCGGGTGTAATCCAGACTGCTGCAGACCTTGCTGTCAACAACGACTTCGTAGCCCGCGGCTATCTTATCATCCGCACCGCTCACGAACTTGGTTGTGACACCTTCGTGCACATCTCCTTCCCCAGACACCTCAGCTATGAGACCATGAGCCGCCGCGTCGCCATCATGCGCGCCACCTGTGAAGAGTTCGGAATGAAGTTCGTCCTTGAGACTGCTCCCGATCCGACCTCCGACGTTGGTGTTGCTGGTGCACAGCAGTACATCCTCGAGAAGGTGCCCGCTTGGATTGAGACCTATGGCAAGAACGCTGCATTCTTCTGCACCAATGATGCTCACACCGAGCCCCTGCTCAAGCAGCTGCTCGCTTACGGTGGGTACTTCATCGAAGCAGACCTCCCCAGCCCGCTGATGGGTTATCCCGGCGCTCTGGGCATCGACCTTTCTGCTGAGGCTGGCGACTTTACCGCAATCCTCAAGAAGGTTGAAGCTTCTGTCGTCGCAAAGGGTGGCGCAGGCCGCTTCGGTACTTGGGCTTACTCCTATGGTTACACCAGCACCGCTGGTCTCGGCCAGCATGCCATCAACGTTGTCAAGGGCGAGAGCGAACTGCTCAAGCTTTCTGACATCATGAAGGCCTACGGCAAGTACACCGCTGGTGCCAAGTGGAACGGCGCATTCTACACCGATGTCAACACCGGCGTACGCGCTCGCAACCACATCCTGATTTATCAGGATACCTACATGATGGGCAAGGGCTACATGGGCAACGCAGATCTCGTTGTTCCCGAGAAGTATTTCTCCATCAAATAA
- the rlmB gene encoding 23S rRNA (guanosine(2251)-2'-O)-methyltransferase RlmB: protein MGEKIIGVHAIEEGLKRAASGSILYISRGMGAHTEALERQAQLTGKVIVKKVAKVEMDRMVDQADHRGAVLDLMVPTKGNQARIQNLSVKEFCSRLKEDEGALVLVLDEITDPQNLGAILRSADQFSVSLVVIPERRSAQTNTTVVKVSSGAAHYVPIATVTNMNRELEYLKSQGFWAYGSAMNGQAVYKTVFPKRTVLVMGNEGKGIGQLTQKLCDHMVTIPMTGHIDSLNVSVATGILLYEVRRQQAAQ, encoded by the coding sequence ATGGGTGAGAAAATCATCGGCGTTCATGCAATAGAAGAGGGCCTTAAGCGAGCGGCCTCAGGGTCCATCCTGTATATTTCACGGGGAATGGGTGCCCATACCGAAGCTTTGGAGCGCCAGGCGCAACTCACCGGCAAGGTGATCGTCAAGAAAGTTGCCAAGGTTGAAATGGATCGGATGGTTGACCAGGCCGATCACCGTGGAGCAGTCCTTGACCTGATGGTCCCGACCAAAGGTAATCAGGCACGAATCCAGAACCTGTCGGTCAAGGAGTTTTGCTCCAGGCTCAAGGAAGATGAGGGAGCGCTGGTTTTGGTGCTTGATGAGATCACCGATCCGCAGAACCTGGGAGCAATCCTGCGCTCTGCCGACCAGTTCTCCGTTTCCTTGGTAGTCATACCCGAAAGGCGCAGTGCCCAGACGAATACCACCGTAGTGAAGGTCTCCTCAGGAGCCGCCCACTATGTTCCCATTGCGACGGTCACCAACATGAATCGGGAGCTTGAGTATCTGAAGAGCCAAGGTTTCTGGGCGTACGGCTCTGCCATGAACGGGCAGGCCGTCTACAAGACGGTATTCCCCAAGAGAACCGTGCTTGTCATGGGGAATGAAGGCAAGGGAATCGGCCAGCTTACCCAGAAACTCTGTGACCACATGGTGACCATTCCCATGACCGGCCACATCGATTCCCTCAATGTATCGGTGGCTACAGGCATCCTGTTGTATGAGGTTCGAAGACAACAAGCAGCACAATAA
- a CDS encoding sugar ABC transporter ATP-binding protein: MNENEVPLLEMKHISKDFFGNQVLSDINFALKKGEILGLVGENGAGKSTLMKILFGMDEIHQTGGYGGDVLINGEKVQFASPIDALAAGIGMVHQEFSLLPDFTATENILLNREPLKYTWLSEVFGERMNTLDRTEMEEISKRAIARLNVPLDADMLVSQMPVGHKQFTEIARELSKESTSVTDGIKLLVLDEPTAVLSEQEADSLLSAMRKLSETGIAIIFITHRLQEILDVCDTIMVMRDGKIIKTVPAEGVVITDIARWMVGRDVNTAQRQARDFDYANKPVILSMENLWVDMPGEVVRNVNLDVHKGEILGIGGMAGQGKLGIPNGAMGLFPAGGKITFEGKQIELNNPRNFLDAGMAFVSEDRRGVGLLLDESLEWNISFTAMQVQEKYLKKYLGGAIKWRDQDAIAAETNTYVKQMEIRCTSTKQKAKELSGGNQQKVCLAKAFAVAPKLLFVSEPTRGIDIGAKSLVLKALRKYNEESGTTIVMISSELEELRAICDRIAIISDGKVFGILPATTDSAQFGLLMVGQAGPVQEGGSV, translated from the coding sequence ATGAATGAGAATGAAGTGCCGTTGCTGGAGATGAAACACATCAGCAAGGACTTTTTTGGCAACCAAGTGCTCAGCGACATCAACTTTGCCCTGAAGAAAGGAGAGATCCTAGGGCTGGTCGGTGAGAATGGTGCCGGAAAATCCACATTGATGAAGATTCTCTTCGGTATGGATGAGATCCACCAGACCGGTGGATATGGAGGGGATGTCCTGATCAACGGAGAGAAGGTGCAATTTGCTTCTCCCATCGATGCGTTGGCTGCAGGAATCGGTATGGTGCATCAGGAGTTTTCCCTGTTGCCGGATTTCACTGCCACCGAGAACATCCTGCTCAACCGGGAACCCTTGAAGTATACGTGGCTTTCCGAAGTGTTCGGGGAGCGGATGAACACCCTTGACCGCACTGAGATGGAAGAGATTTCCAAGCGTGCGATCGCTCGGCTCAATGTACCCCTTGATGCCGACATGTTGGTTTCCCAGATGCCGGTAGGGCACAAGCAGTTCACCGAGATTGCCCGGGAATTGAGCAAGGAATCAACCTCGGTGACTGATGGCATCAAGCTGTTGGTGTTGGACGAACCGACCGCCGTACTCTCCGAGCAGGAGGCTGACAGCCTGCTCAGTGCCATGCGCAAGCTCAGTGAAACGGGGATTGCAATCATATTCATCACCCACCGTCTGCAGGAGATTCTGGACGTATGTGATACGATCATGGTCATGCGCGACGGAAAGATCATCAAGACCGTACCTGCTGAAGGGGTGGTCATCACCGATATTGCACGCTGGATGGTTGGTCGTGATGTCAATACTGCACAGCGCCAAGCTCGTGATTTCGATTATGCAAACAAGCCGGTCATTCTCTCCATGGAGAACCTTTGGGTTGATATGCCCGGTGAAGTGGTACGCAATGTGAACCTTGACGTACACAAGGGTGAGATCCTTGGCATCGGAGGAATGGCAGGGCAGGGCAAGCTGGGTATTCCCAACGGTGCAATGGGTCTCTTCCCCGCAGGGGGAAAGATTACCTTCGAGGGTAAGCAGATTGAGCTGAACAATCCCCGTAACTTCCTTGATGCCGGTATGGCCTTCGTAAGTGAGGACCGTCGTGGTGTTGGCCTGTTGCTGGATGAAAGCCTGGAATGGAATATCTCTTTCACTGCAATGCAGGTGCAGGAGAAGTACCTGAAAAAGTATTTGGGTGGGGCCATCAAATGGCGCGACCAGGATGCCATTGCGGCTGAAACAAACACCTATGTGAAACAGATGGAAATTCGCTGTACCAGTACCAAGCAGAAAGCAAAGGAGCTCAGTGGAGGCAACCAGCAAAAAGTCTGCCTTGCCAAAGCATTTGCCGTAGCCCCCAAACTGCTGTTTGTCAGTGAGCCTACCAGAGGCATTGACATCGGGGCGAAGTCATTGGTGCTGAAAGCACTTCGCAAGTACAACGAGGAGAGCGGGACCACAATCGTCATGATTTCCAGTGAATTGGAAGAACTTCGGGCAATTTGTGACCGAATAGCCATCATCAGTGACGGTAAGGTCTTCGGGATTCTTCCGGCAACTACGGATAGTGCGCAATTCGGCCTGCTGATGGTCGGTCAGGCCGGTCCGGTACAGGAAGGAGGGAGCGTATGA
- a CDS encoding ABC transporter permease produces the protein MNTEKLTSSVKGLVKSFGLPRIIIALFLLVLFILAPFVGVNVGTSLSDTLNRFGMNAVMVLAMVPMIHSGCGLNFGLPLGIIAGLLGATISLQVNIPGPTSFLLAMLFATPFAVILGWGYGQLLNRVKGGEMMIATYVGFSSVAFMCIMWLLLPFSNPTMVWGYSGSGLRTTISVEGYYLHVLNDFLSIRLSDHLLIPTGMILFFALLAFIIWAFLHTKTGTAMTAVGSNPVFARASGINVDKVRTLSVVMSTWLGAMGILVYQQSFGFIQLYMGPFYMALPAVSAILIGGASVNKASILNVVVGTFLFQGIVTMTPSVMNSMIHTDMSEVIRIVVSNGMILYALTRKTEAVR, from the coding sequence ATGAACACAGAGAAGCTGACTTCTTCGGTCAAGGGCTTGGTGAAATCTTTTGGACTTCCCCGTATCATCATCGCATTGTTCCTGTTGGTACTCTTCATTCTTGCTCCCTTTGTGGGTGTGAATGTCGGAACCAGTCTTTCAGATACGCTCAACAGGTTCGGAATGAATGCCGTCATGGTACTTGCCATGGTCCCGATGATCCATAGTGGTTGTGGCCTGAACTTCGGACTTCCGCTTGGCATCATTGCAGGCTTGCTGGGAGCAACCATCTCCTTGCAAGTGAACATTCCCGGTCCCACCTCGTTCCTGCTTGCCATGCTCTTTGCAACCCCGTTTGCCGTCATCCTTGGATGGGGGTATGGACAGTTGCTGAACAGGGTCAAGGGTGGTGAGATGATGATCGCCACCTATGTGGGATTCTCCAGTGTGGCCTTCATGTGCATCATGTGGCTCTTGCTCCCGTTCAGCAATCCCACCATGGTTTGGGGGTACAGCGGCTCAGGCCTTCGTACCACCATCAGTGTGGAAGGGTATTACCTGCATGTCCTGAACGACTTCCTGTCGATCAGGCTGAGTGATCACCTGCTCATTCCTACCGGTATGATTCTGTTCTTTGCCTTGCTTGCCTTCATCATCTGGGCCTTCCTGCACACAAAAACAGGCACAGCAATGACTGCAGTCGGGTCGAACCCGGTATTTGCGCGTGCCAGCGGCATCAACGTGGACAAAGTGCGAACCCTGAGTGTGGTCATGTCAACATGGCTCGGTGCAATGGGTATCTTGGTGTATCAGCAGAGTTTTGGATTCATCCAGCTCTACATGGGGCCCTTCTACATGGCCCTCCCGGCTGTTTCAGCCATCCTCATCGGAGGAGCGTCGGTGAATAAGGCATCCATCCTGAATGTCGTGGTGGGGACCTTCCTTTTCCAGGGGATTGTAACCATGACGCCTTCGGTGATGAACTCAATGATTCACACCGACATGAGTGAGGTGATAAGGATTGTAGTTTCCAATGGAATGATCCTGTACGCCTTGACGAGAAAAACGGAGGCTGTACGATGA
- the dnaJ gene encoding molecular chaperone DnaJ translates to MAKRDYYEVLGVSKTAALDEIKKAYRKLAIANHPDKNPGDKAAEERFKEATEAYDVLGDEKKRKMYDQYGFAGIDGANGAGHDYSNVYRDFSDIFGGGFGGGGFEDIFSSFFGGGGRTQGRGGQRGPESGSSLRYDVDIDFKDAVFGTKVEVAYSHQVGCEECHGSGSAGGSGTKVCPTCNGSGQVRRNSGFFAIASTCPTCNGSGHVIENPCSSCHGTGLKRKQQKVKVTIPAGVDTGSRVVLRGMGDAGANGGPSGDLYVYINVKPHKYFIRQDYDLFCQIPISITQASLGAEIQVPTIDGQSIKVNIPSGIQSGKMLRIRERGVTRLNSTDRGDMYIKVVVQVPKRLGMKAKKLMQELSDALGEDTSPNPVPFEE, encoded by the coding sequence GTGGCGAAACGTGATTACTATGAAGTGCTTGGGGTTTCCAAGACCGCAGCACTGGATGAAATTAAGAAAGCATATCGCAAGCTTGCGATTGCCAACCACCCGGACAAGAATCCCGGGGATAAGGCGGCTGAAGAACGCTTCAAGGAAGCTACGGAAGCCTACGATGTCCTCGGAGATGAAAAGAAGCGCAAGATGTACGATCAGTATGGCTTTGCGGGTATCGATGGTGCCAATGGTGCCGGACATGACTACTCCAACGTCTACCGTGATTTCAGCGACATCTTCGGAGGCGGTTTTGGCGGTGGTGGGTTTGAGGACATATTCAGTTCCTTCTTTGGAGGGGGCGGCAGGACACAGGGCCGGGGTGGCCAGCGTGGACCTGAATCAGGTTCTTCCCTGCGCTATGATGTTGATATCGATTTTAAGGATGCAGTCTTTGGTACGAAAGTCGAAGTAGCCTATTCCCACCAAGTCGGATGTGAGGAGTGTCATGGTTCGGGCTCGGCCGGTGGAAGCGGGACAAAAGTATGTCCTACCTGCAACGGCAGCGGGCAGGTCAGGAGAAACAGCGGGTTCTTTGCGATTGCAAGCACCTGCCCTACCTGCAACGGCAGTGGTCATGTGATCGAGAACCCCTGCTCTTCCTGTCATGGTACAGGGCTCAAGCGCAAGCAGCAAAAAGTGAAAGTGACGATTCCTGCAGGAGTTGATACCGGTAGCCGTGTGGTGCTCAGGGGTATGGGCGATGCAGGGGCAAACGGAGGTCCTTCCGGTGACCTGTATGTCTACATCAATGTGAAACCCCACAAATATTTCATTAGGCAGGATTACGACCTCTTCTGCCAGATTCCGATCTCCATCACCCAGGCCTCCCTTGGTGCGGAGATCCAGGTACCGACCATCGATGGTCAATCCATCAAAGTCAACATTCCTTCGGGGATCCAGAGTGGCAAGATGCTCAGGATCCGGGAACGGGGAGTCACCCGACTCAACTCAACCGATCGGGGAGATATGTACATCAAGGTGGTGGTGCAGGTTCCCAAGCGATTGGGAATGAAAGCCAAGAAACTGATGCAGGAACTCTCGGATGCGCTGGGTGAAGATACCAGCCCGAATCCTGTTCCCTTTGAAGAATAA